The Cystobacter fuscus DSM 2262 genome window below encodes:
- a CDS encoding DEAD/DEAH box helicase: MTFEDLKLAEPLLRAVKEEGYSTPTPIQQQAIPYVLEGKDVLGCAQTGTGKTAAFTLPILQRLSVGRPPPPARGRPIRALVLSPTRELAAQIGDSVRAYGRYTGLNSAVIFGGVGQNAQEQTLRQGVDILVATPGRLLDLMNQGFVSYKALEVFVLDEADRMLDMGFIHDVKRVIAALPRPRQTLFFSATMPPEIQGLANSILVKPVRVEVAPVSTTAETIDQRLYFVEKEQKRGLLVHLLNSDQGIQRALVFTRTKHGANRVARHLESAGIGAEPIHGNKSQNARERALAAFKSGACRVLVATDIAARGIDIDGISHVINFDLPNIPETYVHRIGRTGRAGAAGIALSFCDTEERAYLKDIERTIRRRVPVVEAGVHRSALVSPPESDERPPRRDSPPRQQARPVSSGGGSRPNSPPRGERGADNRNGGGRGGGRRGGRGGGGGGGRSQETRSPLRNDRPQQAQPEQRPAAPSATSQRPRPSKWL, from the coding sequence TTTCGAAGACCTGAAGCTCGCCGAACCCCTGCTGCGCGCCGTGAAGGAAGAGGGCTACAGCACGCCCACCCCCATCCAGCAGCAGGCCATCCCCTACGTGCTCGAGGGCAAGGACGTCCTCGGCTGCGCGCAGACGGGCACTGGCAAGACGGCGGCGTTCACCCTCCCCATCCTCCAGCGGCTCTCCGTGGGCCGCCCCCCTCCGCCCGCGCGGGGCCGTCCCATCCGCGCGCTCGTGCTCAGCCCCACGCGTGAGCTCGCCGCGCAGATTGGCGACAGCGTGCGCGCCTACGGCCGCTACACCGGCCTCAACTCCGCCGTCATCTTCGGCGGCGTGGGCCAGAACGCCCAGGAGCAGACGCTCCGCCAGGGCGTGGACATCCTCGTGGCCACCCCCGGCCGCCTGCTGGATCTCATGAACCAGGGCTTCGTGTCCTACAAGGCGCTCGAGGTGTTCGTCCTCGACGAGGCGGACCGGATGCTCGACATGGGCTTCATCCATGACGTCAAGCGCGTCATCGCCGCGCTGCCCCGGCCCCGCCAGACGCTGTTCTTCTCGGCCACCATGCCCCCGGAGATCCAGGGCCTGGCCAACAGCATCCTGGTCAAGCCCGTGCGCGTGGAGGTGGCCCCGGTGTCCACCACGGCGGAGACCATCGATCAGCGGCTGTACTTCGTGGAGAAGGAGCAGAAGCGCGGCCTGCTCGTGCACCTGCTCAACAGCGATCAGGGCATTCAGCGCGCGCTCGTCTTCACGCGCACCAAGCACGGCGCCAACCGCGTCGCGCGGCACCTGGAGTCCGCGGGCATCGGCGCCGAGCCCATCCACGGCAACAAGAGCCAGAACGCGCGCGAGCGGGCGCTGGCGGCCTTCAAGTCCGGCGCGTGCCGGGTGCTGGTGGCCACGGACATCGCCGCGCGGGGCATCGACATCGACGGGATTTCGCACGTCATCAACTTCGATCTGCCCAACATCCCCGAGACGTACGTGCACCGCATCGGCCGCACGGGCCGCGCGGGCGCCGCGGGCATCGCCCTGTCCTTCTGCGACACCGAGGAGCGCGCGTACCTCAAGGACATCGAGCGCACCATCCGCCGGCGCGTGCCGGTGGTGGAGGCCGGGGTGCACCGCTCCGCCCTGGTGTCCCCGCCCGAGTCGGACGAGCGTCCGCCCCGGCGCGACTCCCCTCCCCGCCAGCAGGCCCGGCCCGTGTCGTCGGGAGGCGGCTCGCGCCCCAACAGCCCCCCCCGGGGTGAGCGCGGCGCGGACAACCGCAATGGCGGCGGCCGGGGTGGTGGCCGCCGGGGTGGACGAGGCGGCGGTGGCGGCGGTGGCCGGAGCCAGGAGACGCGTTCTCCTCTCCGCAACGACCGGCCCCAGCAGGCCCAGCCGGAGCAGCGTCCCGCCGCGCCTTCCGCCACTTCTCAGAGGCCACGCCCCTCCAAGTGGTTGTAG
- a CDS encoding ABC-F family ATP-binding cassette domain-containing protein, with product MTLLRAADVQLSFGSRTVFEGLTFTIEEGERVGLVGVNGSGKSSLMKILAGAARADAGELQLRRGSRVTYLPQEPEFAPGATVASELSVAQGPLKEALAAQAELTRRLESAPTEAHEKLMEQLAAVSDRIEQLGGWDTEHHAKTLLDRLGVKEWDRPVAELSGGLRKRVAIARALLTRPDLLMLDEPTNHLDADTVDWLEDELDKLPGALLLVTHDRYFLDGLVDRIVEIQPGAGLTSYPGNYEAYVEQKLVAQEQAGLAQHKRERWIAQEVAWLRKGPEARRTKSKARIERARKLMEEKGFQRPKVAGLQVMQAPRLGHTVIEAEGVQKSYGERNVLRGVNLLLQRGERVGLVGPNGVGKTTFLRVLLGELPPDAGKVVIGKNTKVAYYDQTRASLDPEQTVYEAASPRGDDWVELGDQRVALRDYLDDLLFPVPMQRMKVKALSGGERNRLLLARLFLEGANVLVLDEPTNDLDIVTLNILEGLLLNFTGSVLLVTHDRYFLDKVATSILAFEGEGKVTRYEGNFGMYRRLKEQQQAKLAAAASAPAAKKSEPVATAEPKQARKPGKLSYKEQRELDGMEAAIEAAETRKSALEAQLLDPAVYSSATKAAGVQKELEATAAEVDRLYGRWQALQDMAAGG from the coding sequence GTGACCCTGCTCCGCGCCGCCGACGTCCAACTGTCCTTCGGCAGCCGTACCGTCTTCGAGGGGCTGACCTTCACCATCGAGGAGGGTGAGCGGGTGGGCCTCGTCGGGGTGAACGGCTCCGGCAAGTCCTCGCTGATGAAGATATTGGCGGGGGCGGCGCGGGCGGACGCGGGGGAGCTGCAGCTGCGCCGCGGCTCACGCGTCACCTACCTGCCGCAGGAGCCCGAGTTCGCCCCGGGCGCCACGGTGGCCTCGGAGCTGAGCGTGGCCCAGGGGCCGCTGAAGGAGGCCCTGGCCGCCCAGGCCGAGCTCACCCGGCGCCTGGAGTCCGCGCCCACCGAGGCGCACGAGAAGTTGATGGAGCAGCTCGCCGCGGTGTCCGATCGCATCGAGCAGCTGGGCGGCTGGGACACGGAGCACCACGCCAAGACGCTGCTGGACCGGCTCGGCGTGAAGGAGTGGGACCGGCCGGTGGCGGAGCTGTCCGGCGGCCTGCGCAAGCGCGTGGCCATTGCCCGGGCGCTGCTCACCCGGCCGGACCTGCTGATGCTGGACGAGCCCACCAACCACCTGGACGCGGACACGGTGGACTGGCTCGAGGACGAGCTGGACAAGCTGCCCGGCGCCCTGCTGCTGGTGACGCACGACCGCTACTTCCTCGACGGGCTGGTGGATCGCATCGTGGAGATCCAACCCGGCGCGGGCCTCACCTCGTACCCGGGCAACTACGAAGCGTACGTGGAGCAGAAGCTGGTGGCGCAGGAGCAGGCGGGCCTGGCGCAGCACAAGCGCGAGCGGTGGATCGCCCAGGAAGTGGCGTGGTTGCGCAAGGGCCCCGAGGCACGGCGCACCAAGAGCAAGGCGCGCATCGAGCGGGCGCGCAAGCTGATGGAGGAGAAGGGCTTCCAGCGGCCCAAGGTGGCGGGCCTGCAGGTGATGCAGGCGCCCCGGCTGGGACACACCGTCATCGAGGCCGAGGGCGTGCAGAAGTCCTACGGCGAGCGCAACGTGCTGCGGGGCGTGAACCTGCTTTTGCAGCGCGGCGAGCGCGTGGGGCTCGTGGGGCCCAACGGCGTGGGCAAGACGACCTTCCTCCGGGTGCTGCTCGGCGAGCTGCCGCCGGACGCGGGCAAGGTGGTCATCGGGAAGAACACGAAGGTGGCGTACTACGATCAGACGCGCGCCTCGTTGGATCCCGAGCAGACGGTGTACGAGGCGGCCTCGCCGCGTGGGGATGACTGGGTGGAGCTGGGAGACCAGCGCGTGGCGCTGCGCGACTACCTGGATGATCTGCTCTTCCCGGTGCCCATGCAGCGCATGAAGGTGAAGGCGCTGTCGGGAGGCGAGCGCAACCGGCTGCTGCTCGCGCGGCTGTTCCTGGAAGGCGCCAACGTGCTGGTGCTGGACGAGCCGACGAACGACCTGGACATCGTCACGCTCAACATCCTCGAGGGGCTGCTGCTCAACTTCACCGGCAGCGTGCTGCTGGTGACGCACGACCGGTACTTCCTCGACAAGGTGGCCACCTCCATCCTCGCCTTCGAGGGCGAGGGGAAGGTGACGCGCTACGAGGGCAACTTCGGGATGTACCGGCGGCTCAAGGAGCAGCAGCAGGCGAAGCTGGCCGCCGCGGCGTCCGCCCCCGCCGCGAAGAAGTCCGAGCCCGTCGCGACGGCGGAGCCGAAGCAGGCGCGCAAGCCGGGGAAGCTCTCGTACAAGGAGCAGCGCGAGCTGGACGGGATGGAGGCGGCCATCGAGGCGGCCGAGACGCGCAAGAGCGCGCTGGAGGCACAGCTCCTGGATCCGGCCGTCTACTCGAGCGCGACGAAGGCGGCCGGGGTGCAGAAGGAGCTGGAGGCCACGGCGGCCGAGGTGGATCGCCTCTACGGCCGCTGGCAGGCGCTGCAGGACATGGCCG